A single genomic interval of Spinacia oleracea cultivar Varoflay chromosome 6, BTI_SOV_V1, whole genome shotgun sequence harbors:
- the LOC110791307 gene encoding protein MOTHER of FT and TFL1-like: MTTMVRSIDPLVVGRVIGDVLDMFVPMVDFRVQYGTKHIFNGCEIKPSLATDRPLVHISGLPSTDNLYTIIMIDPDAPSPSEPKMKEWLHWIVVDIPQGMDASKGRELVEYMGPKPPTGIHRYVFVLFRQKGAIAKQWQLPSARNNFSTRSFAAYNGLGLPVAAVYFNSQKEAANKKLRT, translated from the exons ATGACAACCATGGTAAGATCAATCGACCCGTTGGTGGTCGGACGGGTAATCGGAGATGTGCTCGACATGTTTGTTCCGATGGTCGATTTTCGGGTTCAGTATGGTACTAAACACATTTTTAATGGTTGCGAAATCAAACCTTCACTTGCTACTGATAGACCTCTTGTTCATATTTCGGGTCTTCCTTCCACGGACAATCTTTATACCATT ATCATGATAGATCCGGATGCTCCAAGTCCTAGTGAGCCCAAGATGAAAGAATGGCTTCATTG GATTGTTGTTGATATTCCTCAAGGAATGGATGCTTCCAAAG GAAGAGAGTTGGTAGAGTACATGGGCCCGAAACCGCCAACCGGAATACACCGGTATGTATTTGTGTTGTTCAGACAGAAAGGAGCAATCGCAAAGCAGTGGCAACTGCCAAGTGCACGTAACAACTTCAGCACCCGGAGTTTTGCTGCGTATAACGGGCTTGGTTTACCGGTTGCTGCCGTTTATTTCAACTCCCAGAAAGAGGCTGCCAATAAAAAACTTAGGACTTGA